Proteins encoded together in one Oncorhynchus mykiss isolate Arlee chromosome 7, USDA_OmykA_1.1, whole genome shotgun sequence window:
- the LOC110528522 gene encoding casein kinase II subunit alpha codes for MSGPVPSRARVYTDVNTQRPREYWDYESHVVEWGNQDDFQLVRKLGRGKYSEVFEAINITNNEKVVVKILKPVKKKKIKREIKILENLRGGPNVISLVDIVKDPVSRTPALVFEHVNNTDFKQLYQTLTDYDIRFYMFEILKALDYSHSMGIMHRDVKPHNVMIDHEHRKLRLIDWGLAEFYHPGQEYNVRVASRYFKGPELLVDYQMYDYSLDMWSLGCMLASMVFRKEPFFHGHDNYDQLVRIAKVLGTEDLYDYIDKYNIELEPRFNDILGRHSRKRWERFVHSENQQLISPEGLDFLDKLLRYDHQARLTAREAMDHPYFYPIVKEQGRMPGSANLPCGNTAVSTANMITGISALPVATALVTLTGSPVLSAATNALSVPVPAAAGPPQ; via the exons ATGTCAGGACCCGTGCCGAGTCGGGCCCGCGTGTACACCGATGTCAACACACAACGGCCCAGGGAGTACTGGGACTATGAGTCCCATGTGGTGGAATGGGG AAATCAAGATGACTTCCAGTTGGTGCGGAAGCTGGGACGTGGAAAGTACAGTGAAGTGTTTGAAGCAATCAACATCACCAACAATGAGAAGGTTGTGGTGAAAATACTCAAG CCTgtcaagaagaagaaaatcaaGCGTGAAATTAAGATCCTGGAGAACCTCCGCGGAGGCCCCAACGTCATCTCCCTTGTAGACATCGTCAAAGACCCAGTG TCTCGGACTCCGGCCTTGGTCTTTGAACATGTCAACAACACAGACTTCAAG CAATTGTACCAGACCCTAACGGACTATGACATCCGGTTCTACATGTTCGAGATCCTCAAG GCCCTGGACTACTCCCACAGCATGGGAATCATGCACAGGGACGTAAAACCCCACAACGTGATGATTGATCACGAACACCGCAAG CTGCGCCTTATTGACTGGGGTCTGGCTGAGTTCTACCACCCGGGACAGGAGTATAATGTCCGAGTGGCTTCTCGCTACTTCAAAGGACCTGAGCTTCTGGTCGATTATCAG ATGTATGACTACAGTCTGGACATGTGGAGCTTGGGCTGCATGTTGGCCAGCATGGTCTTCAGGAAGGAGCCTTTCTTCCACGGCCACGACAACTACGACCAG TTGGTGAGAATAGCCAAGGTGTTGGGAACGGAAGACCTGTACGACTACATTGACAAGTACAACATAGAGTTGGAGCCTCGGTTCAATGACATTCTGGGAAG ACACTCTCGTAAGCGGTGGGAGCGCTTCGTCCACAGTGAGAACCAGCAACTGATCAGTCCTGAGGGTCTGGACTTTCTGGACAAGCTGCTGCGCTATGACCATCAGGCCCGGTTGACTGCCCGCGAGGCCATGGATCACCCCTACTTCT ATCCCATTGTGAAAGAGCAGGGTCGCATGCCAGGGTCGGCTAACCTACCCTGTGGAAATACAGCCGTGAGCACAGCCAACATGATCACTG